A region of the Halosolutus amylolyticus genome:
CACGACCCCGAGACGCCGGTCGCGGTGATCTACCACGCGTCGTGGCCGGACGAGGACGTGATCGTCGGCTCGATCGGGGACATCGCGGACAGAGTCGAGGAAGCGGGTTACCGCGCCTCGGCGCTGGTCGTCATCGGCGACGCGGTCACGGGAGCGGGCTACGAACGCTCCTATCTCTACGGCGACTGGGCGAATCGGAGTTCGCCGGAGAACGCGAGCAAGAGTGAGGGAGGTGACGACTAGCATGCGCTGGCGTAGTCACCGCGAACACGGCGAGAGCCCCCACTTCGGTCGAGTCGGTGGACTGGACGGGGCTGTGGAACGTGGACGGGACAATTTCGATGCGATGGAGGTCGGACAATGAGTTCAGAGACCGAGAACACGGATACGACGGGCGATACTGGATCGGATTCCGACGGTGGCCACTGTTCGACGCCGGATTCGGACGGCGAAGTCGCGGAGGAGATCGCGATCGTCTCCTTCGGCCGGAAGATGGACACCGCCGAGGAGATCAAGGAGGAACTCGCGGATCGCTACGAGGCGATCGAGATCCTCGAGTACCACGGCGAGGTCTTCGAGGACCACTGGGGCGAGTACGACTGCTTCGTCGGCCTGATGGCCTCGGGGATCGCGATGCGCAAGACGGCCCACCTGCTCGACGACAAGTGGGAGGACCCCGCGATCTGCGTCGTCGACGAGGAACTCACCTGGGCGATCCCGATCACGGGCGGCCACCACGGCGCGAACCAGGTCGCACAGGACCTGGCGACGATGGGTGCCGTCCCGGCGATGACCACCGCCTCGGAAGCCGCGGGCAAGCAGGGCGTCGAGTCCCGTGCGAAGGCGATGGACGCCCACGTCGTCAACGGCGACTCGACGGTCAAGACGAACCTCGCCGTGCTGGACGACGACCTCGGTCCCGTGGCGCGACTCGACGGCCCGCGAGCCGTCCTCGTCGGCGACGACGTGACGGTCCTCAAGCGCAACGAGCAGGAGGGGTGCGTCCTCGGCACGGGGAGCGTCTCCGGTGCGAGCACGGACGCGTTCCTCGCCGCGTGGGACGAAGCGCTCGATCGAACCGAGTACGACCTCGAGGACGTCGAGTTCGTGGGGACCGCGACCCGGAAAGAAGACGAGGACGGACTGCTCGAGGCTGCCCGGGAACTCGATCTGGGCGTGGTCACCTTCGACAAGGAGACCCTGCTCGACCACGAGGGGCCGACCCCCTCCAGATCGAAGGAGTTGATCGGCTGGCCCGGCGTCTCCGAGGCCTCGGCGATCGCCGGCGGGGCCGAGCAGGAACTCGTCCTCGAGAAACTCAGCTACGAGAACGAGGTCACGGTGGCGATCGGCCGATGAGCGGGAGCGAGACCGAACCCACGGACGCGACGGCCGGCGGCACCCCCGACGACCACGGCACCCTCTACGTCGTCGGCATCGGACCGGGTCTGCCGGACCACATGACCGTGAAGGCAAAGCGGGTCATCGAATCGGCGGACGTCGTCATCGCCTCGAGTCTCTACCAGGCGTTCCTGCGCGAGGACGGCACGCTCCCCCCGGAGGAGGCAGTCGACGAGGACGGGATCGCGACCCGAGGAGACGGGTTCGAACAGGAGATCGTCCGATCGACGATGGGGCGACAGATCGAACTCGCCCGCGCGGCGTTCGACTACGTCCGCGAGGGGAAAGACGTCGCGCACGTCTCCGGCGGTGACCCGTCGGTCTACGGCAAGTCCGATCTCGTCTTCACGATGGCCGAGGAGGAGGACGCGACGGACGTGCCGATCGAGATCGTTCCCGGCCTGACCGCGGCGCTGGGCGGGGCGGCCAACGTCGGCGCACCGCTGTGCAACGACTTCTGTACCGTCTCGCTGTCGGACAAGTGGCGCGGCTGGGACGAGATCGAGGAGAAACTGCGCGCGGCGGCGATCTCGGACTTCGTGATCGTCCTGTACAACTGCTGGCGCAACTACGAACGGGCCGTCGAGATCGTCCGCGAAGAACGCACCGACGACGCCTACGTGGCGATCGTCAACGACGCCGGCCGCGCGGACGCCGGCCGCAACGGCGAGAGCGAGTTCGTCACGACCCTCGGCGAGGCCGCCGACCACGATGACAGAGTGTCGGGAATGGGCACCTCGCTGATCATCGGCACCCACGAGACCGAAACCTGGCGCAACGACGATCGAACGTACCTGGTCACCCCGCGCGGCGGGCGTGACGTCGACGATTTCTGACCAACAGCCATGAGCACGGACACCGACGCAGACGCCGACGACGAATCGACCTCGAAGTGTGGTGCGACGACCGAAACCGAGACCGACGCCTCGTCTTCGGAGTCGAAGTGCGGCGCCTCTTCGAGCACCGCGGACGACTCGAGTAGCAAATGCGGCGCTTCGAGTTCCTCGTCATCCTCGGGCAAGTGTGGCGCCTCGAGTTCGGACGACGAATCTCACGAACAG
Encoded here:
- the cbiG gene encoding cobalt-precorrin 5A hydrolase; the encoded protein is MSSETENTDTTGDTGSDSDGGHCSTPDSDGEVAEEIAIVSFGRKMDTAEEIKEELADRYEAIEILEYHGEVFEDHWGEYDCFVGLMASGIAMRKTAHLLDDKWEDPAICVVDEELTWAIPITGGHHGANQVAQDLATMGAVPAMTTASEAAGKQGVESRAKAMDAHVVNGDSTVKTNLAVLDDDLGPVARLDGPRAVLVGDDVTVLKRNEQEGCVLGTGSVSGASTDAFLAAWDEALDRTEYDLEDVEFVGTATRKEDEDGLLEAARELDLGVVTFDKETLLDHEGPTPSRSKELIGWPGVSEASAIAGGAEQELVLEKLSYENEVTVAIGR
- a CDS encoding precorrin-3B C(17)-methyltransferase: MSGSETEPTDATAGGTPDDHGTLYVVGIGPGLPDHMTVKAKRVIESADVVIASSLYQAFLREDGTLPPEEAVDEDGIATRGDGFEQEIVRSTMGRQIELARAAFDYVREGKDVAHVSGGDPSVYGKSDLVFTMAEEEDATDVPIEIVPGLTAALGGAANVGAPLCNDFCTVSLSDKWRGWDEIEEKLRAAAISDFVIVLYNCWRNYERAVEIVREERTDDAYVAIVNDAGRADAGRNGESEFVTTLGEAADHDDRVSGMGTSLIIGTHETETWRNDDRTYLVTPRGGRDVDDF